One segment of Theobroma cacao cultivar B97-61/B2 chromosome 9, Criollo_cocoa_genome_V2, whole genome shotgun sequence DNA contains the following:
- the LOC18590646 gene encoding pentatricopeptide repeat-containing protein At5g59600 codes for MHRLSPSFTDAYANLLEIYARDRALKSGRLLHAHLIINGLARLTDLASKFKAFYTECGQISDARKLFDKIPKTNVSRWTSIIGAYCQRGYYQEAINVFSEMQAEGLGVNIYVIPRILKACGHVLDQETGEKIHCSCLKKSFETDAFVTSSLIFMYSKCGQVEKAKKVFDGMFEKDLVALNAVVSGYAQKGLVEEGLRLVLEMKLMGMRPDVVTWNTLIAGFSKKDEHWMVSKVLELMLAYGIETDVVSWTSVISGLVQNFRYDEAFGSFKKMIKQGLYPSSATISSLLPACMSAVNLKLGKEVHGYALVIGAENDIYVKSALVDMYAKCGFISEARTLFYKMSERNTVTWNSMIFGYANHGFCEEAIDLFRQMEEEGKKPDHLTFTAVLTACSHAGLVELGQSLFNLMPEKYKITPRSEHYACLVDLFGRAGKVNEAYDVIKTMPIEPDLFVWGALLGACRTHGNIHLAELAAKHLRELEPGSTGNNLLLANLYADVGSWGNVLRLKKVIKKRKLRKFLGCSWLEGS; via the coding sequence ATGCACCGTTTATCTCCCTCATTTACTGATGCCTACGCCAATCTTTTAGAAATCTACGCTCGTGATCGAGCGCTGAAATCGGGAAGACTACTCCACGCGCACCTGATCATCAATGGGTTGGCTCGTTTGACTGATTTAGCCTCCAAGTTCAAAGCTTTTTACACTGAGTGTGGCCAAATATCAGATGCTCGTAAACTGTTCGATAAAATTCCCAAAACAAATGTCAGTCGTTGGACTTCCATCATAGGGGCATATTGTCAACGTGGGTATTATCAGGAGGCAATAAATGTTTTCTCTGAAATGCAAGCAGAAGGTTTGGGAGTTAACATATATGTTATCCCCAGGATTTTGAAGGCTTGTGGGCACGTTTTGGATCAAGAAACAGGAGAGAAAATACATTGCTCGTGCCTCAAGAAATCCTTTGAAACTGATGCTTTTGTTACTAGTTCTCTTATTTTTATGTACTCGAAATGTGGGCAAGTTGAAAAGGCGAAAAAAGTGTTTGATGGGATGTTTGAGAAAGATTTGGTAGCTTTGAATGCTGTTGTTTCAGGATATGCTCAAAAGGGGCTTGTAGAAGAAGGGTTACGTTTGGTATTGGAGATGAAATTGATGGGAATGAGGCCTGATGTGGTTACTTGGAACACTTTGATAGCTGGTTTTTCAAAGAAGGATGAACATTGGATGGTGTCTAAAGTTCTTGAATTGATGTTGGCTTATGGGATTGAGACTGATGTGGTATCCTGGACTTCTGTCATATCGGGGCTTGTGCAGAATTTTCGATATGATGAGGCTTTTGGTAGTTTTAAGAAGATGATTAAGCAAGGGCTCTATCCAAGTTCAGCCACAATTAGTAGTCTTTTGCCTGCTTGCATGAGTGCAGTGAATTTGAAGCTTGGGAAGGAGGTCCATGGATATGCGTTGGTGATTGGCgctgaaaatgatatttatgtGAAGAGTGCTCTTGTTGATATGTATGCTAAGTGTGGCTTTATATCTGAAGCAAGAactttgttttataaaatgtCTGAAAGGAACACTGTTACTTGGAATTCAATGATCTTTGGGTATGCAAATCATGGATTCTGTGAGGAAGCAATTGACCTTTTCAGACAGATGGAGGAGGAGGGGAAGAAGCCAGATCACTTGACTTTCACAGCAGTCCTCACTGCTTGTAGTCATGCTGGATTGGTTGAGCTTGGACAGAGTTTATTCAACTTGATGCCCGAGAAGTACAAGATTACCCCAAGATCAGAGCATTATGCTTGCCTAGTAGATCTTTTTGGTCGAGCAGGAAAAGTTAATGAGGCTTATGATGTTATTAAGACCATGCCTATAGAACCAGATTTATTTGTATGGGGGGCACTATTAGGAGCATGTAGGACCCATGGGAATATTCATCTTGCTGAGCTAGCAGCTAAACATTTGCGAGAGCTCGAGCCTGGTAGCACAGGAAACAATTTGCTGTTGGCAAATTTATATGCTGATGTTGGCAGTTGGGGAAATGTTTTAAGGTTAAAGAAGGtgataaagaaaaggaagctGAGAAAATTTCTGGGATGCAGTTGGTTAGAAGGTTCCTAA
- the LOC18590647 gene encoding transcription factor LUX gives MGEEVNMSEYEANGGEDEEVTAAAATATATAAVVDDDDDEERVLEWEMGLPNTDDLTPLSQSLIPPELASAFSISPEPRRTTLDVNRASHSTLSSLRSTGSHSSTTNNNNNNNNNNNNNNFRSFNDPMVVEPVGDGSGSGSGSDPKKMRKMDIAEEADSAVRTTENSEDPSARTLKRPRLVWTPQLHKRFVDVVAHLGIKNAVPKTIMQLMNVEGLTRENVASHLQKYRLYLRRMQGLSNEGPSSSDQLFASTPVPQSLHQGGSGGGGGDGSGGGGSANGNGHMGMAIPMPYGAPMMPMPMPMYGHVGMHQAGYHHHHQQQHHHQNGYEANPYGIIQRSDCSGGNKYGSVVSYPHHMAPNDKLN, from the coding sequence ATGGGGGAAGAAGTGAATATGAGTGAATACGAAGCTAATGGCGGAGAGGATGAAGAGGTCACCGCCGCTGCAGCCACCGCAACCGCCACAGCTGCCGTCGTTGACGACGACGACGATGAAGAAAGAGTTCTCGAATGGGAGATGGGATTACCTAACACCGATGATTTAACTCCGTTATCACAATCCTTAATCCCACCGGAACTCGCCTCCGCTTTCAGCATCTCGCCGGAGCCTCGTCGGACCACTCTCGACGTCAACCGCGCTTCTCACAGTACCCTCTCCTCTCTCCGTTCCACCGGGTCCCACTCCTCCACTACCAAtaacaacaataataataataataataataataataacaattttcGTTCTTTCAATGACCCGATGGTAGTTGAACCAGTGGGGGACGGGTCGGGTTCGGGATCCGGATCAGACCCGAAGAAGATGAGGAAGATGGATATTGCCGAGGAAGCGGATTCAGCGGTTAGGACGACGGAGAATTCGGAGGATCCGTCGGCGAGGACGTTGAAACGACCGCGTTTAGTGTGGACGCCGCAACTGCATAAGAGATTCGTTGATGTGGTGGCCCATTTGGGGATCAAAAACGCGGTTCCCAAAACGATCATGCAGTTAATGAACGTCGAAGGCTTGACCCGCGAGAACGTCGCCAGTCATTTGCAAAAATATCGGCTTTACTTGAGAAGAATGCAAGGGTTAAGCAACGAAGGCCCATCGTCTTCCGATCAGCTGTTTGCATCAACGCCGGTGCCGCAGAGTCTTCATCAGGGTGGAAGCGGCGGCGGCGGCGGCGACGGaagtggtggtggtggtagtGCGAATGGGAATGGGCATATGGGGATGGCTATACCGATGCCTTATGGGGCACCAATGATGCCAATGCCGATGCCGATGTATGGACATGTGGGGATGCATCAAGCAGGGtatcatcatcaccatcaGCAAcagcatcatcatcaaaatgGGTATGAAGCGAATCCGTATGGGATTATCCAGCGGAGTGATTGCTCTGGTGGGAATAAATATGGTTCTGTAGTGTCGTATCCCCATCATATGGCTCCCAATGATAAGTTAAATTAG